A region of Falco peregrinus isolate bFalPer1 chromosome 13, bFalPer1.pri, whole genome shotgun sequence DNA encodes the following proteins:
- the TMLHE gene encoding trimethyllysine dioxygenase, mitochondrial isoform X1, with the protein MVPGRMWCRRLACLFKVPCQLSGSARHHLLWLSRDRKAVLGAAARWHHTAPESLKCAWQLHGDHLELRYANTLMRFDFVWLRDHCRSASCYNAKTNQRSLDTASVDLGIKPKAVRVDETTLFLTWPDGHVTRYGLEWLVKNSYEGQKQQVMHPRILWNAEIYRQAQVPSVDCRSFLETDEGLKEFLQNFLLYGIAFVENVTPTKEDTEILAERISLIRETIYGRMWYFTSDFSRGDTAYTKLALDRHTDTTYFQEPCGIQVFHCLKHEGTGGRTLLVDGFYAAEQVLQQAPDQFELLSKVPLKHEYVENVGDCHNHMIGVGPVLNVYPWNNELYLIRYNNYDRAVINTVPYDIVHRWYAAHRTLTTELRRPENELWVKLKPGKALFVDNWRVLHGREAFTGYRQLCGCYLTRDDVLNTARVLGLQA; encoded by the exons ATGGTGCCTGGGAG GATGTGGTGCAGGAGGCTGGCATGTCTGTTCAAGGTGCCGTGCCAGCTGAGTGGAAGTGCAAGACATCACTTGCTGTGGCTGTCCCGTGACAGAAAGGCTGTCCTCGGTGCTGCAGCTCGCTGGCATCACACAGCCCCAGAGTCCCTCAAATGTGCCTGGCAGTTACATGGTGACCATTTAG AGCTCAGGTATGCGAACACACTGATGCGCTTCGATTTTGTGTGGCTGAGGGACCACTGCCGCTCTGCTTCCTGCTACAATGCCAAGACGAACCAGCGCAGCTTGGACACGGCTAGTGTGGACCTGGGTATCAAACCCAAGGCTGTCCGAGTGGATGAGACCACACTCTTCCTCACGT GGCCGGATGGGCACGTGACGCGGTATGGGCTGGAGTGGCTTGTGAAGAACAGCTATgaggggcagaagcagcaggtcaTGCACCCGCGGATTCTCTGGAATGCAGAAATTTACCGCCAAGCCCAGGTCCCATCCGTCGACTGCCGGAGTTTCCTGGAGACAGATGAGGGGCTAAAGGAATTCCTGCAAAACTTCTTGTTATATGGGATTGCTTTTGTAGAGAATGTCACTCCCACCAAAGAGGACACGGAAATTTTGGCGGAAAGGATCAGCTTAATCAG GGAGACCATTTATGGTAGAATGTGGTACTTTACCTCTGACTTCTCTCGGGGGGACACTGCCTACACCAAGCTGGCTCTGGATCGTCACACCGACACAACCTACTTCCAGGAGCCCTGCGG CATCCAGGTGTTTCACTGCCTGAAGCACGAGGGCACAGGTGGGCGGACGCTGCTGGTGGATGGTTTCTATGCAGCAGAGCAGGTTCTCCAGCAAGCCCCTGATCAATTCGAGCTGCTCAGCAAGGTGCCGTTGAAGCACGAGTATGTTGAGAACGTGGGAGACTGTCACAATCACATGATCGGAGTCGGGCCGGTTCTCAATGTCTATCCCTGGAACAACGAGCTTTATCTGATCAG ATACAATAACTATGATCGTGCCGTTATCAACACAGTGCCTTACGATATTGTACATCGTTGGTACGCTGCGCACCGCACACTCACCACGGAGCTCAGGAGACCAGAAAATGAACTGTGGGTCAAACTGAAGCCAGGCAAG GCACTGTTTGTAGATAACTGGCGTGTCCTGCACGGACGGGAAGCGTTCACAGGGTACCGCCAGCTCTGTGGCTGTTACCTGACGAGAGATGATGTGCTGAACACCGCACGCGTACTGGGACTCCAAGCTTAG
- the TMLHE gene encoding trimethyllysine dioxygenase, mitochondrial isoform X3: MRFDFVWLRDHCRSASCYNAKTNQRSLDTASVDLGIKPKAVRVDETTLFLTWPDGHVTRYGLEWLVKNSYEGQKQQVMHPRILWNAEIYRQAQVPSVDCRSFLETDEGLKEFLQNFLLYGIAFVENVTPTKEDTEILAERISLIRETIYGRMWYFTSDFSRGDTAYTKLALDRHTDTTYFQEPCGIQVFHCLKHEGTGGRTLLVDGFYAAEQVLQQAPDQFELLSKVPLKHEYVENVGDCHNHMIGVGPVLNVYPWNNELYLIRYNNYDRAVINTVPYDIVHRWYAAHRTLTTELRRPENELWVKLKPGKALFVDNWRVLHGREAFTGYRQLCGCYLTRDDVLNTARVLGLQA; this comes from the exons ATGCGCTTCGATTTTGTGTGGCTGAGGGACCACTGCCGCTCTGCTTCCTGCTACAATGCCAAGACGAACCAGCGCAGCTTGGACACGGCTAGTGTGGACCTGGGTATCAAACCCAAGGCTGTCCGAGTGGATGAGACCACACTCTTCCTCACGT GGCCGGATGGGCACGTGACGCGGTATGGGCTGGAGTGGCTTGTGAAGAACAGCTATgaggggcagaagcagcaggtcaTGCACCCGCGGATTCTCTGGAATGCAGAAATTTACCGCCAAGCCCAGGTCCCATCCGTCGACTGCCGGAGTTTCCTGGAGACAGATGAGGGGCTAAAGGAATTCCTGCAAAACTTCTTGTTATATGGGATTGCTTTTGTAGAGAATGTCACTCCCACCAAAGAGGACACGGAAATTTTGGCGGAAAGGATCAGCTTAATCAG GGAGACCATTTATGGTAGAATGTGGTACTTTACCTCTGACTTCTCTCGGGGGGACACTGCCTACACCAAGCTGGCTCTGGATCGTCACACCGACACAACCTACTTCCAGGAGCCCTGCGG CATCCAGGTGTTTCACTGCCTGAAGCACGAGGGCACAGGTGGGCGGACGCTGCTGGTGGATGGTTTCTATGCAGCAGAGCAGGTTCTCCAGCAAGCCCCTGATCAATTCGAGCTGCTCAGCAAGGTGCCGTTGAAGCACGAGTATGTTGAGAACGTGGGAGACTGTCACAATCACATGATCGGAGTCGGGCCGGTTCTCAATGTCTATCCCTGGAACAACGAGCTTTATCTGATCAG ATACAATAACTATGATCGTGCCGTTATCAACACAGTGCCTTACGATATTGTACATCGTTGGTACGCTGCGCACCGCACACTCACCACGGAGCTCAGGAGACCAGAAAATGAACTGTGGGTCAAACTGAAGCCAGGCAAG GCACTGTTTGTAGATAACTGGCGTGTCCTGCACGGACGGGAAGCGTTCACAGGGTACCGCCAGCTCTGTGGCTGTTACCTGACGAGAGATGATGTGCTGAACACCGCACGCGTACTGGGACTCCAAGCTTAG
- the TMLHE gene encoding trimethyllysine dioxygenase, mitochondrial isoform X2 — protein MWCRRLACLFKVPCQLSGSARHHLLWLSRDRKAVLGAAARWHHTAPESLKCAWQLHGDHLELRYANTLMRFDFVWLRDHCRSASCYNAKTNQRSLDTASVDLGIKPKAVRVDETTLFLTWPDGHVTRYGLEWLVKNSYEGQKQQVMHPRILWNAEIYRQAQVPSVDCRSFLETDEGLKEFLQNFLLYGIAFVENVTPTKEDTEILAERISLIRETIYGRMWYFTSDFSRGDTAYTKLALDRHTDTTYFQEPCGIQVFHCLKHEGTGGRTLLVDGFYAAEQVLQQAPDQFELLSKVPLKHEYVENVGDCHNHMIGVGPVLNVYPWNNELYLIRYNNYDRAVINTVPYDIVHRWYAAHRTLTTELRRPENELWVKLKPGKALFVDNWRVLHGREAFTGYRQLCGCYLTRDDVLNTARVLGLQA, from the exons ATGTGGTGCAGGAGGCTGGCATGTCTGTTCAAGGTGCCGTGCCAGCTGAGTGGAAGTGCAAGACATCACTTGCTGTGGCTGTCCCGTGACAGAAAGGCTGTCCTCGGTGCTGCAGCTCGCTGGCATCACACAGCCCCAGAGTCCCTCAAATGTGCCTGGCAGTTACATGGTGACCATTTAG AGCTCAGGTATGCGAACACACTGATGCGCTTCGATTTTGTGTGGCTGAGGGACCACTGCCGCTCTGCTTCCTGCTACAATGCCAAGACGAACCAGCGCAGCTTGGACACGGCTAGTGTGGACCTGGGTATCAAACCCAAGGCTGTCCGAGTGGATGAGACCACACTCTTCCTCACGT GGCCGGATGGGCACGTGACGCGGTATGGGCTGGAGTGGCTTGTGAAGAACAGCTATgaggggcagaagcagcaggtcaTGCACCCGCGGATTCTCTGGAATGCAGAAATTTACCGCCAAGCCCAGGTCCCATCCGTCGACTGCCGGAGTTTCCTGGAGACAGATGAGGGGCTAAAGGAATTCCTGCAAAACTTCTTGTTATATGGGATTGCTTTTGTAGAGAATGTCACTCCCACCAAAGAGGACACGGAAATTTTGGCGGAAAGGATCAGCTTAATCAG GGAGACCATTTATGGTAGAATGTGGTACTTTACCTCTGACTTCTCTCGGGGGGACACTGCCTACACCAAGCTGGCTCTGGATCGTCACACCGACACAACCTACTTCCAGGAGCCCTGCGG CATCCAGGTGTTTCACTGCCTGAAGCACGAGGGCACAGGTGGGCGGACGCTGCTGGTGGATGGTTTCTATGCAGCAGAGCAGGTTCTCCAGCAAGCCCCTGATCAATTCGAGCTGCTCAGCAAGGTGCCGTTGAAGCACGAGTATGTTGAGAACGTGGGAGACTGTCACAATCACATGATCGGAGTCGGGCCGGTTCTCAATGTCTATCCCTGGAACAACGAGCTTTATCTGATCAG ATACAATAACTATGATCGTGCCGTTATCAACACAGTGCCTTACGATATTGTACATCGTTGGTACGCTGCGCACCGCACACTCACCACGGAGCTCAGGAGACCAGAAAATGAACTGTGGGTCAAACTGAAGCCAGGCAAG GCACTGTTTGTAGATAACTGGCGTGTCCTGCACGGACGGGAAGCGTTCACAGGGTACCGCCAGCTCTGTGGCTGTTACCTGACGAGAGATGATGTGCTGAACACCGCACGCGTACTGGGACTCCAAGCTTAG